In Trichoderma asperellum chromosome 1, complete sequence, a single window of DNA contains:
- a CDS encoding uncharacterized protein (EggNog:ENOG41): MAAAPKPSISSSDNTQRVKDSPQSRSGILSYFFNTRLNEDVCIHKYSGKGTADDPYVIDYLQNDSQDPLNMPMAQK; encoded by the coding sequence ATGGCGGCTGCTCCTAAGCCTTCTATCTCCTCCTCCGACAACACCCAGCGAGTCAAGGACTCCCCTCAAAGCAGATCCGGGATCCTATCTTACTTCTTCAATACGCGCCTCAACGAGGATGTCTGCATCCATAAATACTCCGGCAAGGGTACGGCTGATGACCCTTATGTAATTGATTACCTCCAGAACGACTCCCAGGATCCCTTAAATATGCCCATGGCGCAAAAGTAG
- a CDS encoding uncharacterized protein (EggNog:ENOG41) — protein sequence MQFLCLHGYAQSADVLKEIMEEITEHLPSNWEYEYFKAGMELSKLWNYPFSEDIQNALDRLVSFIESEGPFNGLWGFSQGASMATLLLLEHQKVSTGTHDWPFKMVIYNSTFLPYRLDSGSITWDKTENGQLQATYHPGELDASFGKKDIDWKQDKRAVYDYQVLKSKRVQDKGPFPVKLLLKYRPQDVPDKLTVPSVYVRGAKDEYFFVNDSVSELFNPATSKKMTHRGGHHFPRFTDKLVNFAELIVETAASLI from the exons ATGCAGTTCCTTTGCCTCCACGGCTACGCTCAAAGTGCCGATGTCCTCAAAGAGATAATGGAAGAAATTACAGAGCATCTCCCCAGCAACTGGGAATACGAGTACTTTAAGGCAGGAATGGAGCTATCTAAGCTA TGGAATTATCCGTTTTCTGAGGATATACAGAATGCCTTAGACCGTCTTGTCTCTTTTATCGAATCCGAAGGACCCTTTAATGGGCTATGGGGCTTCTCCCAAGGcgcttccatggccacccTGCTACTATTAGAACACCAGAAAGTGAGTACCGGTACTCACGACTGGCCTTTCAAAATGGTCATCTACAATTCGACCTTTCTCCCATATCGTCTCGATTCCGGTTCAATCACATGGGACAAGACGGAAAATGGCCAACTACAGGCAACTTATCATCCTGGCGAACTCGACGCCTCGTTTGGCAAGAAAGACATCGACTGGAAGCAGGATAAACGCGCCGTGTATGACTACCAGGTGCTCAAGAGCAAAAGGGTGCAAGACAAGGGCCCCTTTCCAGTCAAGCTCCTACTCAAGTATCGACCCCAAGATGTCCCAGACAAGCTGACCGTGCCGTCCGTCTACGTGCGAGGTGCCAAAGACGAATACTTCTTTGTCAACGACTCAGTCTCTGAGCTTTTTAATCCCGCGACATCCAAGAAGATGACGCATCGTGGCGGCCACCACTTTCCCCGGTTTACAGACAAGCTGGTGAATTTCGCTGAATTGATCGTCGAGACAGCTGCCTCCCTTATCTAG